One Agelaius phoeniceus isolate bAgePho1 chromosome 8, bAgePho1.hap1, whole genome shotgun sequence genomic region harbors:
- the FAM78B gene encoding protein FAM78B, translated as MGCLQSVACKARVRREQIVVSDVSATIEPAATAIEESSPVVLRYRTPYFRASARVLMPPIARRHTWVVGWIQACNHMEFYNTYSDLGVSSWELPDLREGRVKAISDSDGVSYPWYGNTTETVTLVGPTNKISRFSVSMNDNFYPSVTWAVPVSNSNVPLLTRIKRDQSFTTWLVAMNTTTKEKIILQTIKWRMRVDIEVDPMQLLGQRARLVGRTQQEQPRILSRMEPIPPNALVKPNANDAQVLMWRPKRGQPIVVIPPK; from the exons ATGGGGTGCCTGCAGAGCGTGGCCTGCAAGGCGCGGGTGCGCCGCGAGCAGATCGTGGTGTCGGACGTGTCGGCCACCATCGAGCCGGCGGCCACGGCCATCGAGGAGAGCTCGCCGGTGGTGCTGCGGTACCGCACGCCCTACTTCCGCGCCTCCGCCCGCGTCCTCATGCCGCCCATCGCCCGCCGGCACACCTGGGTGGTGGGCTGGATCCAGGCCTGCAACCACATGGAGTTCTACAACACCTACAGCGACCTGGGCGT GTcgagctgggagctgcctgacCTGCGGGAAGGACGAGTAAAAGCCATCAGCGATTCGGATGGGGTGAGCTACCCCTGGTACGGAAACACCACAGAAACCGTGACCCTGGTGGGGCCCACTAACAAGATCTCCAGGTTCTCGGTGAGCATGAACGACAATTTCTACCCCAGCGTGACGTGGGCCGTGCCCGTGAGCAACAGCAACGTGCCACTGCTGACCAGGATTAAAAGGGACCAGAGCTTCACCACGTGGCTCGTGGCCATGAACACCACCACCAAGGAGAAGATCATCCTGCAGACCATCAAGTGGAGGATGCGGGTGGACATTGAGGTGGACCccatgcagctgctggggcagagggcGCGGCTGGTGGGCAGgactcagcaggagcagccgcGGATCCTCAGCAGGATGGAGCCCATCCCGCCCAATGCACTCGTGAAGCCCAACGCCAACGACGCCCAGGTGCTCATGTGGAGACCCAAGCGAGGGCAGCCCATCGTGGTGATACCTCCCAAGTAG
- the PLPP6 gene encoding polyisoprenoid diphosphate/phosphate phosphohydrolase PLPP6 yields MPSPRSGRERRAGSSGRLEFLSLSQRGPAAPDSPSRRREPAGAAAAPLPEEDCMKLNPSFVGIALSSLLAIDLWASKRLGVCAGEGSAWGSARPLMKVIEVSGHGIPWVLGTFYGLWHTDSSAAREVLLNLLFALLLDLVMVSVVKGLVKRPRPTHNKMDMFVTISVDKYSFPSGHATRAALVCRFVLRHLVLAVPLRVLVVLWALIVSISRVMLGRHNMTDVLFGLLLGYALYGVVEHCWLSPATAPALFALWSR; encoded by the exons ATGCCGAGCCCCCGGAGCGGCCGCGAGCGGCGCGCTGGCAGCAGCGGCCGCCTGGAGTTCCTGTCGCTGAGCCAGCGCGGGCCCGCCGCCCCCGACAGCCCGTCCCGCCGCAGGGAGCccgccggcgccgccgccgccccgctgCCCGAGGAGGACTGCATGAAGCTGAACCCGTCCTTCGTGGGCATCGCCCTCAGCTCCCTGCTCGCCATCGACCTCTGGGCCTCCAAGCGCCTGGGGGTGTGCGCTGGGGAGGGCTCGGCCTGGGGCAGTGCCCGCCCCCTCATGAAGGTCATCGAGGTGTCGGGGCACGGCATCCCCTGGGTGCTCGGCACCTTCTACGGGCTCTGGCACACTGACAGCTCGGCGGCCAGGGAGGTGCTGCTCAACCTGCTCTTCG CGTTGCTGCTGGACCTGGTGATGGTGTCAGTGGTGAAGGGGCTCGTCAAGCGGCCGCGGCCCACACACAACAAGATGGACATGTTCGTCACCATCTCGGTGGACAAGTACTCCTTCCCCTCGGGCCACGCCACCAGGGCCGCTCTCGTCTGCCGCTTCGTGCTGCGCCACCTGGTCCTGGCCGTGCCGCTGCGTGTGCTCGTGGTGCTCTGGGCCCTCATCGTCAGCATCTCCCGGGTCATGCTGGGCAGGCACAACATGACGGACGTACTCTtcgggctgctgctgggctaCGCGCTCTACGGCGTGGTGGAGCactgctggctgtccccagccaccGCGCCCGCCCTCTTCGCGCTCTGGAGCCGCTGA